A region from the Halomarina litorea genome encodes:
- a CDS encoding argininosuccinate synthase — translation MTTNTEKVALAFSGGLDTTVCVPLLKEEYGYDEVIGVTVDVGQPAEEFDEAEETAEALGLDHYVVDAQAEFADLCFDSVRANADYQGYPLGTALARPVIAEAILDVAQEQGCTAIAHGCTGKGNDQLRFEAVWRASDLAVIAPVRELGLTREWESEYAAERDLPVEGGNEGAWSIDTNLWSRSVEGDDLEDPGYVPPEDIYEWTDTPGNAETELVEIEFEDGYPVAVDGEEMDPVALIDHLNEVAGKHGVGRTDMMEDRMLGLKVRENYEHPAATALLNAHEALEGLVLTQEERSFKKQVDQQWSEKAYQGLVDAPLVDALDGFIASTQERVTGTVTLKLEGGQCRPVGRESDFAVYSESAASFNTETVDGIEQADATGVAKYHGFQGRLAKQVIGGQEAPAAVTDGGASHLTDDGTGDEE, via the coding sequence ATGACGACGAACACGGAGAAAGTCGCGCTCGCCTTCTCGGGCGGCCTCGACACGACAGTCTGCGTCCCGCTACTGAAAGAGGAGTACGGCTACGACGAGGTCATCGGCGTCACCGTCGACGTCGGCCAACCGGCCGAGGAGTTCGACGAGGCCGAGGAGACGGCCGAGGCACTCGGTCTCGACCACTACGTTGTCGACGCGCAAGCCGAGTTCGCGGACCTCTGTTTCGACTCGGTCCGCGCGAACGCCGACTACCAGGGCTACCCGCTCGGGACCGCCCTCGCGCGCCCCGTCATCGCCGAGGCCATCCTCGACGTCGCACAGGAACAGGGCTGTACCGCCATCGCCCACGGCTGTACGGGCAAGGGCAACGACCAGCTCAGGTTCGAGGCCGTCTGGCGCGCCTCCGACCTCGCGGTCATCGCGCCGGTGCGCGAACTCGGCCTCACCCGCGAGTGGGAGAGCGAGTACGCCGCCGAGCGTGACCTGCCCGTCGAGGGCGGCAACGAGGGCGCCTGGAGCATCGACACGAACCTCTGGAGTCGCTCCGTCGAGGGCGACGACCTGGAGGACCCCGGCTACGTGCCCCCCGAGGACATCTACGAGTGGACCGACACGCCCGGGAACGCGGAGACGGAACTCGTCGAAATCGAGTTCGAGGACGGCTACCCGGTCGCCGTCGACGGGGAGGAGATGGATCCAGTCGCCCTCATCGACCACCTGAACGAGGTGGCCGGGAAACACGGGGTCGGTCGTACGGACATGATGGAAGACCGCATGCTCGGCCTGAAGGTCCGCGAGAACTACGAACACCCCGCCGCGACGGCCCTGCTGAACGCACACGAGGCGCTCGAAGGCCTCGTCCTCACGCAGGAGGAGCGCTCGTTCAAGAAGCAGGTCGACCAGCAGTGGTCTGAGAAGGCCTACCAGGGTCTCGTGGACGCGCCGCTGGTCGACGCCCTCGACGGGTTCATCGCGAGCACGCAGGAGCGCGTGACCGGGACGGTGACCCTGAAACTGGAGGGGGGGCAGTGTCGCCCGGTGGGCCGCGAGAGCGACTTCGCGGTGTACTCCGAGTCGGCCGCCTCGTTCAACACGGAGACCGTCGACGGCATCGAACAGGCCGACGCGACGGGCGTAGCGAAGTACCACGGCTTCCAGGGCCGCCTCGCGAAGCAGGTCATCGGGGGGCAGGAGGCACCCGCCGCGGTGACCGACGGCGGTGCCAGCCACCTCACGGACGACGGGACCGGAGACGAGGAGTAA
- the argH gene encoding argininosuccinate lyase produces the protein MVGDGEGGSSSGSRTASGDSDVVRRERFSGGPAREFLSSLAADERIFDADLAVDRAHVVMLAERGIVANDEAGDILTALDIVEVAGHDDLPNGEDVHAAIETAVIEEIGPVGGKMHTARSRNDEVATCIRYRLREDLLDAVEATVTLREALLDVAAEHTETVMPGFTHLQPAQPTTVAHWCCSYAQALARDTARLLDAYERVNRSPLGAAAFAGTTFDVDRERVAALLGFDGVLENAMDASATRDFLVESVSALATLSTTLSGLAEDLVVFANKGYVALSDDYSSTSSIMPQKVNPDTLELVRATAGDASAGLNGLLTTLKGLPRAYNRDLQRATPHAWEAVDAVTHATDVAAGAVATADWPEEVLEDAASEGFSTATGVADLLAAGGLPFRTAHEIVAKASESGADYDAVAAAAEEVLDDPLSTYASREAVEAALDPVENVASRDSLGGPAPEAVAAHVERAGTELAEDAAALEARREALATANAALREEVNGYA, from the coding sequence ATGGTCGGCGACGGCGAGGGGGGAAGCTCCTCCGGGAGCCGGACGGCGTCCGGCGACAGCGACGTGGTGCGCAGGGAGCGCTTCAGCGGCGGCCCCGCCCGCGAGTTCCTCTCGTCGCTCGCCGCCGACGAGCGCATCTTCGACGCGGACCTCGCGGTGGACCGCGCGCACGTCGTGATGCTCGCCGAACGGGGAATCGTCGCGAACGACGAGGCGGGCGACATCCTCACCGCCCTCGACATCGTGGAGGTCGCCGGCCACGACGACCTGCCGAACGGCGAGGACGTCCACGCGGCCATCGAGACGGCCGTCATCGAGGAGATCGGCCCCGTCGGCGGGAAGATGCACACCGCCCGCTCGCGCAACGACGAGGTGGCGACGTGCATCCGCTATCGCCTCCGCGAGGACCTGCTGGATGCCGTGGAGGCGACCGTGACGCTCCGCGAGGCGCTGCTCGACGTGGCCGCGGAGCACACCGAGACGGTGATGCCCGGCTTCACCCACCTCCAGCCCGCCCAGCCGACGACCGTGGCCCACTGGTGCTGTTCGTACGCGCAGGCGCTCGCCCGCGACACGGCCCGCCTGCTCGACGCGTACGAGCGGGTCAATCGGTCGCCGCTGGGCGCGGCGGCGTTCGCGGGCACCACCTTCGACGTGGACCGCGAACGCGTCGCCGCCCTACTCGGGTTCGACGGCGTGCTGGAGAACGCGATGGACGCGAGCGCGACGCGCGACTTCCTCGTGGAGTCGGTGAGCGCGCTGGCGACGCTCTCGACGACCCTCTCCGGTCTCGCCGAGGACCTCGTCGTCTTCGCGAACAAGGGGTACGTCGCCCTCTCTGACGACTACTCCTCTACCTCCTCCATCATGCCCCAGAAGGTGAACCCGGACACCCTCGAACTCGTGCGGGCGACGGCGGGCGACGCGAGCGCGGGGCTCAACGGCCTGCTGACGACGCTGAAGGGTCTGCCCCGTGCGTACAACCGCGACCTGCAGCGCGCGACGCCCCACGCGTGGGAGGCGGTCGACGCCGTGACCCACGCGACGGACGTCGCCGCGGGCGCGGTGGCGACGGCCGACTGGCCCGAAGAAGTACTGGAGGACGCCGCGAGCGAGGGCTTCTCGACGGCGACGGGGGTGGCGGACCTGCTGGCGGCGGGCGGCCTGCCGTTCCGGACCGCACACGAAATCGTCGCCAAAGCCTCTGAGAGCGGCGCGGACTACGACGCCGTCGCGGCGGCGGCCGAGGAGGTACTGGACGACCCCCTCTCGACGTACGCCTCCCGCGAGGCGGTGGAGGCGGCGCTGGACCCCGTCGAGAACGTCGCGTCGCGCGACTCGCTGGGTGGTCCCGCCCCCGAGGCGGTGGCCGCGCACGTCGAACGCGCCGGGACGGAACTGGCCGAGGACGCGGCGGCCCTCGAAGCGCGCCGCGAGGCGCTGGCGACGGCGAACGCGGCGCTCCGCGAGGAGGTGAACGGGTATGCGTGA
- the lysW gene encoding lysine biosynthesis protein LysW: MVDCPECGGSVTLHDDAETGEIIDCGTCGAELEVIGTDPVELETAPELEEDWGE; encoded by the coding sequence ATGGTAGACTGCCCCGAGTGTGGGGGAAGCGTGACCCTGCACGACGACGCTGAGACCGGCGAGATCATCGACTGCGGGACGTGTGGAGCCGAACTCGAGGTCATCGGGACGGACCCCGTCGAACTCGAGACGGCACCCGAACTCGAAGAGGACTGGGGCGAATAG
- the lysX gene encoding lysine biosynthesis protein LysX: protein MRVGVLYSRIRRDEKLLLNELRSRDHEVAKLDVRKLRFALDEPPAELAECDVVLDRCLATSRSLYASQFVDSYGVPVVNGPETAEVCADKAKNSLALSNAGVPTPRTEVAFTKETAMEIIEDFGYPCVLKPVVGSWGRLMAKIDSRSAAEAILEHKATLGHYEHKVFYVQEFVEKPGRDIRVVATDGEPVAAMTRTSDHWLTNAAKGATAEPFELDDEALDLVERASEAVGGGLLGVDLMETGESGYTVHEVNHTVEFKALSDATDVDVAARVVDWLETKVPAEVSA, encoded by the coding sequence ATGCGTGTCGGCGTGCTGTACTCCCGGATTCGGCGGGACGAGAAGCTCCTGCTGAACGAACTCCGGTCGCGCGACCACGAGGTGGCGAAACTCGACGTCCGCAAACTGCGGTTCGCGCTGGACGAACCGCCAGCCGAACTCGCGGAGTGCGACGTCGTCCTCGACCGCTGTCTCGCCACCAGCCGGAGCCTCTACGCGAGTCAGTTCGTCGACAGCTACGGCGTCCCGGTCGTGAACGGCCCGGAGACGGCCGAGGTATGCGCGGACAAGGCCAAGAACAGCCTCGCGCTCTCGAACGCGGGCGTCCCCACCCCCCGGACGGAGGTGGCGTTCACGAAGGAGACGGCGATGGAGATCATCGAGGACTTCGGTTACCCCTGCGTCCTCAAGCCCGTCGTGGGGTCGTGGGGTCGCCTGATGGCGAAGATCGACTCGCGGTCGGCGGCCGAGGCCATCCTCGAACACAAGGCGACACTCGGCCACTACGAGCACAAGGTGTTCTACGTCCAGGAGTTCGTCGAGAAACCCGGCCGCGACATCCGCGTCGTGGCGACGGACGGCGAACCCGTGGCCGCGATGACGCGCACCTCGGACCACTGGCTGACGAACGCCGCGAAGGGCGCGACGGCCGAACCGTTCGAACTGGACGACGAGGCACTCGACCTCGTCGAACGCGCCAGCGAGGCCGTCGGCGGGGGCCTGCTGGGCGTGGACCTGATGGAGACCGGCGAGTCCGGCTATACGGTCCACGAGGTCAACCACACGGTGGAGTTCAAGGCCCTCTCGGACGCGACGGACGTGGACGTGGCCGCCCGCGTGGTCGACTGGCTGGAGACGAAGGTGCCCGCGGAGGTCAGCGCATGA
- the argC gene encoding N-acetyl-gamma-glutamyl-phosphate reductase produces MSTETATAAVVGASGFTGGELLRLLSAHPEFEIAQATSRSYTNKTVGYSHPNLRGLDLRFTDPEDLESVDVLFAATPHGVSMDRIDAFRDAADTVVDLSADFRLDDEAAYDAYYDGHSRPELLAESEYALPELNRENLRGADLIASGGCNATATLLGLHPLKEAGILTGDERAVVDVKVGSSEGGASGGKASSHPERSGVVRPYAPTGHRHEAEIEQFFGSVAFTVHAVEMVRGASATCHLFPDEPVTKGDLWGAYREAYEDEPFVRLVAGGGGVYRYPEPKAVAGTNYAEVGFELDPANGRIVVFSAIDNMMKGSAGQAVHAANIALGFEETAGLEFQGLHPVGTP; encoded by the coding sequence ATGAGTACGGAGACGGCCACCGCCGCCGTCGTCGGCGCGAGCGGGTTCACCGGCGGCGAACTCCTCCGCCTGCTCTCGGCTCACCCCGAGTTCGAGATCGCACAGGCGACGAGTCGCTCCTACACGAACAAGACCGTCGGCTACTCGCATCCCAACCTGCGGGGTCTCGACCTGCGCTTTACCGACCCCGAGGACCTGGAGAGCGTGGACGTGCTGTTCGCCGCGACGCCCCACGGCGTCTCGATGGACCGCATCGACGCGTTCCGCGACGCCGCCGACACCGTCGTGGACCTCTCGGCGGACTTCCGGCTGGACGACGAGGCGGCCTACGACGCCTACTACGACGGACACTCGCGTCCCGAACTCCTCGCGGAGTCGGAGTACGCGCTCCCCGAACTCAACCGGGAGAACCTGCGCGGTGCGGACCTCATCGCCTCGGGGGGGTGTAACGCCACGGCGACCCTGCTGGGTCTCCACCCGCTGAAGGAGGCGGGCATCCTCACGGGCGACGAACGCGCCGTCGTGGACGTGAAGGTCGGCTCGTCGGAGGGCGGCGCGAGTGGGGGAAAGGCCTCCAGCCACCCCGAGCGCTCGGGCGTCGTCCGGCCCTACGCGCCGACGGGCCACCGCCACGAGGCGGAGATAGAGCAGTTCTTCGGGAGCGTCGCGTTCACCGTCCACGCCGTGGAGATGGTGCGCGGGGCCTCGGCGACCTGTCACCTGTTCCCCGACGAACCCGTCACGAAGGGCGACCTGTGGGGGGCCTATCGCGAGGCCTACGAGGACGAACCGTTCGTCCGCCTCGTCGCGGGCGGGGGCGGCGTCTATCGCTACCCCGAACCCAAGGCGGTGGCGGGGACGAACTACGCGGAGGTCGGGTTCGAACTCGACCCCGCGAACGGACGAATCGTGGTCTTCTCGGCCATCGACAACATGATGAAGGGGTCGGCGGGCCAGGCGGTCCACGCCGCCAACATCGCCCTCGGCTTCGAGGAGACGGCCGGACTGGAGTTTCAGGGGCTCCACCCCGTGGGGACACCCTGA
- a CDS encoding acetylglutamate/acetylaminoadipate kinase — translation MTVVVKIGGARAVDPKGALADVASLVASGEEVVVVHGGSTAVDDTLDALGEDPEYVETPSGVVGRFTDERTMEVFSMVLPGKLNTDLVVGLQNAGVEAVGLSGVDGGLLKGPRKSAVRVLEDGKKKIRRGDHSGRAEAVNADLLETLLGGGYTPVVTVPMLAQDGDDWLAVNSDADRAAAAVAGALGADLVLLTDVPGVLADLDDPESVIDRVASPEEYDALTDAAEGFMTRKVMAATEALEGGATSAVVASANADAPITAALDGQGTTMLPDALAETEVAE, via the coding sequence GTGACGGTCGTGGTCAAAATCGGCGGCGCTCGCGCCGTCGACCCGAAGGGCGCGCTCGCGGACGTGGCCTCGCTCGTCGCGTCGGGCGAGGAGGTAGTCGTCGTCCACGGCGGGTCGACGGCGGTGGACGATACGCTCGACGCCCTCGGCGAGGACCCCGAATACGTCGAGACGCCCTCCGGCGTCGTCGGGCGGTTCACCGACGAGCGCACCATGGAGGTGTTCTCGATGGTGCTGCCGGGCAAACTCAACACCGACCTCGTCGTCGGCCTGCAGAACGCGGGCGTGGAGGCCGTCGGGCTCTCGGGCGTCGACGGCGGCCTGCTGAAAGGCCCCCGGAAGTCGGCCGTGAGAGTCCTCGAAGACGGGAAGAAGAAGATTCGCCGAGGGGACCACTCCGGGCGGGCGGAAGCGGTCAACGCCGACCTGCTGGAGACGCTGTTGGGAGGGGGCTACACGCCCGTCGTCACCGTCCCCATGCTCGCACAGGACGGGGACGACTGGCTGGCGGTCAACTCCGACGCCGACCGGGCGGCCGCCGCGGTGGCGGGCGCACTCGGCGCGGACCTCGTCCTCCTGACGGACGTTCCCGGCGTGCTCGCGGACCTCGACGACCCCGAGTCGGTCATCGACCGGGTCGCGAGTCCGGAGGAGTACGACGCGCTCACGGACGCCGCCGAGGGGTTCATGACCCGGAAGGTGATGGCCGCGACGGAGGCGCTGGAGGGCGGCGCGACGAGCGCCGTCGTCGCCAGCGCGAACGCCGACGCGCCGATCACGGCGGCGCTGGACGGGCAGGGGACGACGATGCTCCCCGACGCGCTGGCGGAGACGGAGGTGGCCGAATGA
- a CDS encoding aspartate aminotransferase family protein: MTNFVFNEKPVRIARGEGPYLYSEGGDEFLDFGASYAVTPTGHCHPDVVAATQEQLEELLYVQASYPVGVRDELFEKLSTLAPGDADNVWLCNSGTEANEAALKFARSATGRSKIVATTRGFHGRTMGALATTWKDKYKKPFEPLAGGVEFVEYGDGEAMAEAVDDETAAVILEPLQGEGGINPASTEYLEAVREACDDHGAAMILDEIQTGIGRTGDLWACEGHGVTPDVLTTAKGIASGLPMGATLCRDWVAEGAGPHGSTFSGGPVVCAAANATLDVVVEEDLPGNAASMGDYLQTELDAAIGDEVRDIRGQGLMLGVEVKRGANRLLPKLAMNHGILALPAGRTVLRLLPPLVVEQEHCDSVVDALSEVV, encoded by the coding sequence ATGACGAACTTCGTATTCAACGAGAAGCCCGTCCGCATCGCCCGCGGCGAGGGGCCGTATCTCTACAGCGAGGGCGGCGACGAGTTCCTCGACTTCGGGGCCTCCTACGCGGTGACGCCGACGGGCCACTGCCACCCCGACGTGGTCGCGGCGACGCAGGAGCAACTGGAGGAGTTGCTGTACGTGCAGGCGTCGTACCCCGTCGGCGTCCGCGACGAGTTGTTCGAGAAGCTCTCGACGCTCGCGCCCGGCGACGCCGACAACGTCTGGCTCTGTAACTCCGGGACGGAGGCCAACGAGGCCGCCCTGAAGTTCGCCCGGAGCGCCACCGGACGCTCGAAGATCGTGGCGACGACCCGCGGGTTCCACGGCCGGACGATGGGCGCGCTGGCGACGACGTGGAAGGACAAGTACAAGAAGCCCTTCGAACCGCTGGCCGGCGGCGTCGAGTTCGTCGAGTACGGCGACGGCGAGGCGATGGCCGAGGCCGTCGACGACGAGACGGCGGCGGTCATCCTCGAACCCCTGCAAGGCGAGGGCGGCATCAACCCCGCGTCCACCGAGTACCTCGAAGCCGTGCGGGAGGCCTGTGACGACCACGGGGCGGCGATGATACTCGACGAGATACAGACCGGCATCGGCCGCACCGGAGACCTCTGGGCCTGTGAGGGCCACGGCGTGACGCCCGACGTCCTCACCACGGCGAAGGGCATCGCCAGCGGCCTCCCGATGGGCGCGACGCTCTGTCGGGACTGGGTCGCCGAGGGCGCCGGCCCCCACGGGTCGACGTTCTCGGGCGGCCCCGTCGTCTGTGCGGCCGCGAACGCCACCCTCGACGTCGTCGTCGAGGAGGACCTGCCGGGGAACGCGGCGAGCATGGGCGACTACCTGCAGACCGAACTGGACGCCGCCATCGGCGACGAGGTGCGCGATATCCGCGGGCAGGGCCTCATGCTCGGCGTCGAGGTGAAACGCGGGGCGAACCGCCTACTGCCGAAGTTGGCGATGAACCACGGGATACTGGCGCTCCCCGCGGGGCGAACGGTCCTCAGACTGCTCCCGCCGCTTGTCGTCGAGCAGGAGCACTGTGACAGCGTCGTGGACGCGCTGTCGGAGGTCGTGTGA
- a CDS encoding [LysW]-lysine hydrolase: MSESPCTTGEGAGSHVSDAAARELLEEVVATPSVTGEERACAELLVSFFESHGREAWLDDVGNVRAPADDAVLLTSHIDTVPGDIPVRVEDGGSAETTRDGGGEAAEANEDGPELWGRGSVDAKGPLVAMAVAAVSTGVSFVGVVGEEVDSRGAHHLVEDRAAPEAVVNGEPSGWDGITLGYRGLLAGTYVATSASGHTSRPENNAIQDGMDWWNAVTAAFADDGDEWTPVFERVTPKPIDVQGGTSDDGLSVEATMEVQFRVPPSLTVDEVREVADGELNGGTVRWHDSVPPVMQSPRTEVARAFRVAIREAGGDPRLLRKTGTADMNLYAKAWDCPMVTYGPGDSDLDHAPDEHLSLAAFDRSVAVLESVARTLQGES, from the coding sequence ATGAGCGAGTCACCCTGTACGACCGGTGAGGGCGCCGGCTCGCACGTCTCGGACGCGGCGGCCCGCGAACTGCTGGAGGAGGTCGTCGCCACGCCCTCGGTCACCGGAGAGGAACGCGCGTGCGCCGAACTGCTGGTCTCGTTCTTCGAGTCCCACGGCCGCGAGGCGTGGCTGGACGACGTGGGCAACGTCCGCGCGCCCGCCGACGACGCAGTGCTCCTGACCTCGCACATCGACACCGTCCCCGGGGACATCCCCGTGCGCGTAGAAGACGGCGGGTCGGCGGAGACGACCCGAGACGGAGGCGGTGAAGCCGCCGAGGCGAACGAGGACGGCCCCGAGCTCTGGGGGAGAGGGAGCGTCGACGCGAAGGGTCCGCTGGTGGCGATGGCCGTCGCCGCGGTCAGCACGGGCGTCTCGTTCGTCGGCGTCGTCGGCGAGGAAGTCGACTCGCGAGGGGCGCACCACCTCGTCGAGGACCGGGCCGCCCCGGAGGCCGTCGTCAACGGCGAACCCTCCGGATGGGACGGCATCACCCTCGGCTACCGGGGGCTGCTGGCGGGCACGTACGTCGCCACGAGTGCCTCCGGGCACACCTCCCGCCCCGAGAACAACGCCATCCAGGACGGGATGGACTGGTGGAACGCGGTGACCGCCGCGTTCGCGGACGACGGCGACGAGTGGACGCCAGTCTTCGAGCGCGTCACCCCGAAACCCATCGACGTGCAGGGCGGGACGAGCGACGACGGCCTCTCGGTGGAGGCGACGATGGAGGTGCAGTTCCGCGTTCCCCCCTCGCTGACCGTCGACGAGGTGCGCGAGGTCGCCGACGGGGAACTGAACGGCGGGACCGTCCGCTGGCACGACTCGGTGCCCCCCGTCATGCAGAGTCCCCGGACCGAGGTGGCCCGCGCGTTCCGCGTCGCCATCCGCGAGGCGGGCGGCGACCCCCGCCTCCTGCGCAAGACGGGCACCGCGGACATGAACCTCTACGCGAAGGCGTGGGACTGCCCGATGGTGACGTACGGGCCGGGCGACTCGGACCTCGACCACGCGCCCGACGAGCACCTCTCGCTCGCGGCGTTCGACCGCTCGGTCGCCGTCCTCGAATCGGTCGCGCGCACGCTGCAGGGTGAGTCCTGA